TGGGTtggagcccagggtggggggagcaggcctgcggggggtgggggagtgtgaGGGAACATCTGGGGAATAAGCCACACGGAGGAGTAAGGAGGATAAGGGGCCGGGTGGAGCTGGCCTCCCCCGCGCGCTCACGCCCAGGACTCACGGTGCTGTTGACGGCTGCCATGTAGCTGGCATCGGGGTCAATGTGGGCAGACGTGATGGAGACCTCAGGCTCGGGTATCAGCTGCTCGTTGTGGTCGGTCTTCAAGTCCCAGATGTGGATAGCGCCGCTCTGGTCACCCACGATGAGCTCCGCCTGGGGTgcaggggaggtgagggagggcgGGAGTCTCCCGCCCTCCTGCACGACCTCGGTGCCCGGCCCCGTGCGCACCCCTCACCTGGTTGGGGTGCAGGCACACGCAGTTAATGGGTGCGTTCACCTGGAAGATCCGCTGACACTGTAGGTTGCGGGACCTTTGGGGCGGGGCACACGCTGTAGTGGGTGCGATCAGCACCCCACTACGTGCTCTCTGCATTCGGCACCCCCAGGGGCGGCCCCTGGCCTCAAGGTGGCACTTGATGCAGTTCGTGCTCCAGAGCGCTCTACGGTGTCAGGCTGAGGCCGGGCTCGTCTTTGTGTGGCCTCACCCCTGCGCTACCCTGCTTTTGTCACTGCCCTCAATAAATCACCGGCTCGGGAAAGCCCATCTCAGCCTCTGCTTGGAGGGCCCCGCCCCGAGACGGTCTCCTGGCTGGCCCCCAGCCGCACACAACCAGCAGCAGGCCCCTCCTACCCACGGCCCCACACCTGAGGTCCCAGATCCGAGCAGTGCAGTCCTCCCCACCCGTGTACATCCACCGACCGTCCTCATGGAAGCCCACAGACGCGATGTTCTTGTTGACCCCGTCGTAGCTGATGATGGGGTTGGGGTTGTTGGAGCTGAGATCATACATGCGAATGTGCTGGTAACCTAGGGGCACAGGGTAAACTGAAGAGTGGCTGTGCCTGGAGAGGCTCAGCAGAGATCGAGGGTCGGGGTCGAGGGTACAGGTACCTGCGGCAGCGATCATGCTGCGGTCAGGCGTGATCTCCAGCGCGTTCACCTGCTAGGGTCTGTTAAGGAGCGTGACGAAACGGAGCCCTGGAGCCAGAACCCTCGAGGCCTCCACGTCTGGCTCGGCAGCTGCATCCTTCCCACCCCAGGCACCCGTCCTTTGCCTAAGCTGTCACCCCCACCAGGCGTCCTTCCCCTAGTGGAGGATACAGAGTCCTGATGCTGCACCGTGCGGGTACAGATCCCACTGTGGGCCTGCCAGAAGCGCACCGTGTGGTCGTAGCCCGCAGTGGCCAAGATGACCGGGTCACTGCCCACCGTGCCCGGGGACGTGTTCATGGTGTGGAAGAAGGCTTGGGTCTGCACTGGACCCGACTTCTGAAAAGTAGGGGTCAAAGGTCACAACATCTGCACAAGAGAGGGAGGTGCAGTATTTAGGGAACACCCTCTGGGTCCACTGGGTGCTGAGAGGCAGGCATTATCACTCTCATATGAGAAAACAGGCTTAGAGGTTCAGAGAACGCGTGACAACCTACGGACAGCTCCCAGCTCCAAGGCACGTGCTCCGTTCCGCGCCCCACGGACCGGGACAGGACGCCACCCCACCCGTCGCCGGCAGGGGGCGGTCACGCCCGGGGCGCCGCTCTGCCGCAGGGGCGGGCCGCGCATGCGCAAGGAAGCGGACGGGCCGGAGAGGAAAGCCGAGCCCTGCGGCTGCGCATGCGTAGCAGGCCCGCGGCTAGGCCTGATGGGAGGGGGCGCTCTGTGGCCCGACCCTCGGGTTTCCCGGTGCTTCGCCGACAGCCCTGGCTGCGTCCCGCTGGGCCACCTTCGCCCAGGCGCTCTCTCCTGGCCACCCAGGAGCCGCTTTGCGGCCCTCGCCCCGCGGCCCCCGTACCTTACACGCGGCTCTGCGCTCCGCCGCGGCCCAGGACGGCGAGCGGAGCCGGAGCAAGTCGATAGAGGCCGCCGCCGAGCGTAGAGTTATCGATGGGCCTTGGGCGACACCACGAGACTtaggcgggggggtggggcgaGACCAACgttctggggcggggggaggccccCCGTGAGGCCTGGCCTCAGCCTTCTCCCCACTCGGGCACCCCACCCTTCGGACAGCTACCCATTTTCCAGGCTTGGTCCCAAAGGGGGCTccgccccacccccttccctccatcccctgcTCCCCACGCCTGTCTAGGATGCCCAAGTAAATTACAGGACGCCCAGTTAACATTTGAATTTCAGGGAAGCAACgataattatttttttggtgtaagtatatcccaaatattccACGGGATATACTCATACTAAAAAACTACTGATGGCCATGGGGAATGCAAATGTTTAGCTggatgttttgtagttttatttgctAGAAATGGCAATCCTAGTCTGGGCTCTTTCAGTCCTCTTCAGCCCTGGCCTGACCCTCTTGTCTGCCCCCTCTGCCCAATGACCCCTCCAAAACTGGGGTCCCTCATGCTCCCTGTTCTATTTAGCACGCCCACACTCCATGCACTGTGGCCTCATCCtcttaaatggaaaaacaaaaatcccacgGTTTCTTCCCACCACACTTAAAAACACAGCAACacacctcccctccttcctctggctcCACATCCCCCCACCATGCCGCTGGGCCCTGGGTCCCAGGAACCTTCCCTCCAGTAccttccccacctt
This window of the Neofelis nebulosa isolate mNeoNeb1 chromosome 18, mNeoNeb1.pri, whole genome shotgun sequence genome carries:
- the MLST8 gene encoding target of rapamycin complex subunit LST8 isoform X2, with product MNTSPGTVGSDPVILATAGYDHTVRFWQAHSGICTRTVQHQDSQVNALEITPDRSMIAAAGYQHIRMYDLSSNNPNPIISYDGVNKNIASVGFHEDGRWMYTGGEDCTARIWDLRSRNLQCQRIFQVNAPINCVCLHPNQAELIVGDQSGAIHIWDLKTDHNEQLIPEPEVSITSAHIDPDASYMAAVNSTGNCYVWNLTGGIGDEVTQLIPKTKIPAHTRYALQCRFSPDSTLLATCSADQTCKIWRTSNFSLMTELSIRSSNPGESSRGWMWGCAFSGDSQYIVTASSDNLARLWCVETGEIKREYGGHQKAVVCLAFNDSVLG
- the MLST8 gene encoding target of rapamycin complex subunit LST8 isoform X1, with translation MNTSPGTVGSDPVILATAGYDHTVRFWQAHSGICTRTVQHQDSQVNALEITPDRSMIAAAVYPVPLGYQHIRMYDLSSNNPNPIISYDGVNKNIASVGFHEDGRWMYTGGEDCTARIWDLRSRNLQCQRIFQVNAPINCVCLHPNQAELIVGDQSGAIHIWDLKTDHNEQLIPEPEVSITSAHIDPDASYMAAVNSTGNCYVWNLTGGIGDEVTQLIPKTKIPAHTRYALQCRFSPDSTLLATCSADQTCKIWRTSNFSLMTELSIRSSNPGESSRGWMWGCAFSGDSQYIVTASSDNLARLWCVETGEIKREYGGHQKAVVCLAFNDSVLG